ATTACCGTTCAGCGTGAAAAGCTGTCGAACGCCGTATCGCATGTTAGCAAAGCTGTTTCTAGTAGAACTACGATTCCAATTTTGACCGGGATTAAAATCAAAACCGACGATGAAGGTTTAACACTGACAGCAAGCGATTCTGATGTGTCTATTGAAGTTCAGATCCCGCTTGAAGAAGCCGGAGAATGGGGAGTAACCGTACATCAGCCTGGTAGCATTGTGTTGACTGCACGTATTTTCAGCGAAATCGTGCGCAAGCTGCCAAGCAATGAAATCGATATTCAAGTGGATGATCGTCTCGTAACCCAAATTCGTTCCGGACAAGCTGAGTTCACCATTAACGGAATGGATGCCAATGAATATCCACAGCTACCGCATCTGGAAGAAGAGAAAGTCTTCAGTGTTCCCTGTGATTTACTGAAGGCAATGATTCGCCAGACTGTTTTTGGTGTCTCTACATCCGAAATGCGTCCGATCTTGACCGGTTTGATGTGGTCGCTTGATCAAGGCAAATTGCGTTTTGTGGCAACTGACAGCCATCGCTTGGCTAGCCGTACCGCAATGGTCGAATGCCCAGAGGATCTTTCTTTCCATAACGTGGTTGTTCCGGGTAAAAGCTGCAATGAATTGGTAAAAATATTAGATGACGACCAAAATCTCGCGGATATCGTTGTTGCGGACAATCAAATTTTGGTGAAGTCTAAGCATATCCTGTTCTATTCCCGTCTCTTGGAAGGAACCTATCCGGACACAACCAGAATTATTCCTCAAGGAAGCAAAACGGAGATCACCGTAAGCACCAAGGAGTTTTTGCAATCCATCGAGCGTGCTTCCTTGTTGAGCCGCGAAGGTAAATCGAACGTAGTCAAGCTCGTTACAATGCCTGATGGAACCGTCGAAATTACGTCCAATGCACCTGAGATCGGGAAAGTAACGGACATTTTGATGCCAAAAGCAATGAATGGCGAAGAATTGAAAATTTCCTTCAACGCCAAATACATGATCGATGCGCTGCGTGCAATCGATAGCGCGGAAATCAAAGCGAGCTTCAGCGGCCCGATGAGTCCATTTGTGATTCGTCCGACCGATCATGACTGGATGCTCCATCTGATTTTGCCAGTTCGTACGTACTAAAATGTTTTTACGTAAAAGAAAGGAGCCAAGCCATGCGTGAGGTTTCCATTAGCACAGACTATATTGCTCTCGGCCAATTTTTGAAGTTGGCTGAAATCATTGACACGGGGGGAATGGCCAAAGCTTTTTTGGCTGAGGTTCCGATCCAGATCAATGGAGAGCTGGACAACAGACGTGGACGCAAGCTATATCCTGGCGATGAAGTGGCGATTGAAGGCTATGGTCGCTATCAAGTGGTACGCCCCTGAGAGGAGAGCGTGATTCTTGTTTCTCAAGAACCTGTCGCTAACCAATTATCGCAACTACGAAACGATGTCCCTGTCGTTTGACGGTCCCATCCAGTTGTTTATTGGCAACAACGCTCAAGGGAAAACGAATGCTCTCGAATCGATCTATGTTTTGGCACTCGCCAAATCCCATCGAACGCCCCGCGACAAGGAGCTTATTTCCTGGGATGCCGATTATGCCACGATCCGTAGTGATGTTCTTCGTCGCTACGGTTCTGTTCGTTTAGAGCTGCAGTTGACAACCAAGGGAAAGCGGGCCAAAATCAACGGAATGGAACAGCAGAAGCTGAGCGCCTATGTGGGGGCATTGAATGTCGTCATGTTTGCACCCGAGGATCTTTCCATTGTCAAAGGCGCACCTGCCCAGCGCAGACGCTTCATCGATATGGAAATCGGTCAGGTTTCACCTACGTATCTTTATTATTTGAGCAATTACAACAAAGTGCTGGCCCAGCGAAATCAGCTTTTAAAGGATTTGGCCATGAAAAAAAGTAACTCGCTGGAAATGCTGGCAATTTGGAATACCCAATTAGCCGATTTAGCGGTAAAATTGTTACGGAAGCGTTTTGAGTTCATTCGGAAGCTGGAGACGTGGGCACAGGAAATCCACACCGGCATTACCGATGGCAGGGAAAGACTTTCTTTGCATTACGTAAACTCATCGCCCGTTACAGAAGAGATGACGATAGATCAGGCTGTAGATAAAATGCTTGCTGCCTACGAAGAGGTTCGCGACCGGGAAATCATGCGGGGGAGCACCCTTATTGGGCCACACCGTGATGATTTTTCACTTAAAGTGAACAACATGGATGTGCAAACGTATGGTTCCCAGGGACAGCAACGTACCAGTGCGCTGTCCATTAAATTAGCTGAAATTGAGCTGATTAAAGAAGAAGTGGGAGAATACCCCGTTCTGTTGTTGGATGATGTCTTGTCAGAGTTGGATGAACATCGGCAAACATTGCTGCTCGAAACCATTCAGGATCGGGTACAGACGTTTGTAAGTACCACAGGTGTGGAAGGCTTAAAGCATCAGGTTCTCCAGCAAGCCTCTCGTTTTTACGTGAGGGAAGGGAAAATCTCCGGAGAAAGGTAGGGGAAGACAGGGATGTTTATTCACATTGGTGGAGATACTGTGGTGAGCACGAAGGAAGTCATTTCCATTCTTGATCATCAGACTGTGAAATCCTCAAAAATCAATAAAGCGTTCTTACTCGAAAAAAGTAAGACAGTTGTTGACCATAGCGAGGAAGAAACGAAGTCTTATGTAATCACCCAGAACGCCATTTACTGTTCACCTATTTCTTCTCTGACGCTGAAGCGACGCGCTCAGTTCGTGGACAGCTTGGATCAGTTTCCCTTTGTACAAGCTGAAGTGGAGGAGTTGACAGAGTAGTGGATCAAGTGACGACGAAAGATACAAACTACGATGCGAGTCAGATTCAGGTACTGGAAGGGTTAGAGGCAGTTCGGAAACGTCCCGGCATGTACATCGGGTCGACCAGCAGCCGAGGTTTGCATCACCTGGTATGGGAGATTGTCGACAATGCCATTGACGAGGCGCTGGCTGGTTATTGCGACGAGATCTTGGTGGTCATTCATCCAGACAACTCCGTATCTGTAACCGATAACGGTCGAGGAATCCCGACAGGCATTCATGAAAAGACTGGGAAATCCACAGTTGAAACCGTTTTGACTGTATTGCACGCCGGTGGTAAATTCGGCGGTGGCGGATACAAAGTGTCCGGCGGTCTTCACGGGGTAGGTAGCTCGGTAGTGAACGCACTATCGGAATGGATGGAAGTCGAGGTTAAACAAAATAACCAGGTATACTACATGCGCTTTAAAGTAGGCGCACCGGATGCTGATCTTGCTGTTGTGGGCGAGACCGAAGAGACGGGAACAAAAGTTACCTTCAAGCCCGACCCGACTATTTTTACCGAAACAACGGTATTTGAATACGAGATTTTGCAAAAACGTATTCGCGAGCTGGCGTTCCTTAACAAAGGATTGCGCATCACGCTGAAAGATGCGCGTCCAGATCATGAGAAGGAAGAATCCTTCCACTACGAGGGCGGTATCATCCAGTTCGTAGAATACTTGAATAAAAACCGGGAAGCCCTGCATGACGATGTGATTTATTGCGAAGGGGAAAAAGAAGGTCTTGTCGTGGAGGTTGCCCTTCAGTACAACGACAGCTATGTGAGCAACATCTACTCTTTTGCTAATAACATCAACACACATGAGGGTGGTACTCACGAAACCGGATTTAAAACAGCTCTTACACGTGTTATCAACGACTATAGCCGCAAGTTTAACTTCCTGAAGGAAAAGGATCCGAATCTTTCCGGGGACGATGTGCGTGAAGGCATTACCGCGATTATCTCCGTAAAAATTCAAGAGCCTCAGTTCGAAGGACAAACAAAAACGAAGCTGGGCAACTCGGAAGCGCGTAGCATTACCGAGTCTGTCTTCGGTGACCGTTTTAACACCTTCATGGAAGAAAACCCGGGTGTAGCCAAAAAAGTTGTGGAAAAAGCGCTCATGGCATCTCGTGCCCGTGAGGCAGCTCGTAAAGCACGTGAAATGACTCGTCGCAAGAGTGCACTGGAAGTAAGTGCTTTGCCGGGTAAACTGGCGGACTGCTCTTCCAAGGACGCATCCGAATCTGAACTGTTCATTGTAGAGGGTGACTCTGCGGGTGGTTCTGCGAAGATGGGACGCGATCGACATTTCCAAGCCATTCTTCCTCTTCGCGGGAAGGTATTGAACGTAGAAAAAGCACGTCTGGACAAAATTCTCGGGAATAACGAGATCCGTGCCATTATTACGGCTTTGGGAACGGGTGTTGGCGAAGACTTTGATATTTCAAAGGCACGCTACCACAAAGTCGTTATTATGACGGACGCCGACGTTGACGGATCGCATATTCGTACGCTTCTGCTGACGTTCTTCTTCCGCTACATGAAACAGTTGATTGAAGCGGGGTATATTTATATTGCGCAGCCGCCTCTTTTCAGCATCAAGCAAGGGAAGACGTTACATTATGCTTATACTGACAAGCAGCGTGATCAGGTACTCGCTACCTTGAAGGCTCAACCGAAGCCTAACGTCCAACGCTATAAAGGACTAGGTGAGATGAACGCGGATCAATTGTGGGAGACTACGATGGACCCAGAAGTTCGTACACTGCTTCAGGTAGATCTCGAGGATGCTATGGATGCCGATATGGTGTTTGAGACACTGATGGGAGACGAAGTAGAGCCTCGCAGGGAGTTTATTGAGCAATACGCGGCAAACGTACGCGATCTTGATATTTAAGTTGGAACGAAGAAAAGCTTGTCCTTTACCGGGCAAGCTTTTTCTTAATGAAAATATCAAAACACATTTGAAATATAGTATGAACATGACTTATAATAGATTGTGCTTTTGTTGAGTTCGTTTCACAAAAAAAGTTCACCCACGCAATAAAAAAAATCAAAAATTCTATTGCAATGAATTAAAAAGTATGCTAGATTTAAATTCCGGAAGTAATCAAGGGCCTATAGCTCAGTTGGTTAGAGCGCACGCCTGATAAGCGTGAGGTCGGCTGTTCGAGTCAGCCTAGGCCCACCACTTACATAGCTGATATGACAACCTGTGTCATGAAAGCGCTAGAATGGGGCTGTAGCTCAGTTGGGAGAGCGCCTGCCTTGCAAGCAGGAGGTCATCGGTTCGATCCCGTTCAGCTCCACCATTCTAAAATACGATTATTCCTCGGTAGCTCAGTTGGTAGAGCAATCGGCTGTTAACCGATCGGTCGGCGGTTCGAGTCCGTCCCGAGGAGCCATTGAAATGGCCCGTTGGTGAAGCGGTTTAACACAGCAGCCTTTCACGCTGTCATACAGGGGTTCGAATCCCCTACGGGTCACCTAGCAAAATGCCCTGCAAGTGCAGGGGTCCTGGAGGCTTAGCTCAGCTGGGAGAGCATCTGCCTTACAAGCAGAGGGTCGGCGGTTCGATCCCGTCAGCCTCCACCACTTTTAACAACTGAATGTTTTCATGGAGCTGTGGTGAAGTTGGAGTTCACGCCGGTCTGTCACACCGGAGGTCGCGGGTTCGAGTCCCGTCAGCTCCGCCATTTTTCTCAAGCGATGGCGAAATAATTACGCTTGAGGCTCGGTAGCTCAGTCGGTAGAGCAGAGGACTGAAAATCCTCGTGTCGGCGGTTCGATTCCGTCCCGAGCCACCATTTATACAAAACACGCCGGTATAGCTCAATTGGTAGAGCACCTGACTTGTAATCAGGGGGTTGTGGGTTCAAGTCCTATTGCCGGCACCACTTTTTCTTTGAAAGTTGAATAACGTTTGCTTTTGAAGGACAAGCTTGGGGAGATAGTGAAGTGGCTAAACACGGCAGACTGTAAATCTGCTCCCTCCGGGTTCGGCGGTTCGAATCCGTCTCTCCCCACCATCTTTACTTCATGGCTATTGGGGTATAGCCAAGCGGTAAGGCAACGGACTTTGACTCCGTCATTCCTAGGTTCAAATCCTAGTACCCCAGCCATTTTTCGAGAGCCATTAGCTCAGTTGGTAGAGCATCTGACTTTTAATCAGAGGGTCGAAGGTTCGAGTCCTTCATGGCTCACCAGTTTTTAAAACAAGAGATAGATCTTCATATGCGGTCGTGGCGGAATGGCAGACGCGCTGGCTTCAGGTGCCAGTGGTGGCAACACCGTGGAGGTTCAAGTCCTCTCGACCGCACCAAGAGATTCCTTCTTATGCGGACGTAGCTCAATTGGTAGAGCGTCGCCTTGCCAAGGCGAAGGTCGAGGGTTCGAGACCCTTCGTCCGCTCCAGAACATGTGCCCTTAGCTCAGCTGGATAGAGCGTTTGACTACGAATCAAAAGGTCGGGAGTTCGAATCTCTCA
This genomic stretch from Brevibacillus sp. DP1.3A harbors:
- the dnaN gene encoding DNA polymerase III subunit beta is translated as MHITVQREKLSNAVSHVSKAVSSRTTIPILTGIKIKTDDEGLTLTASDSDVSIEVQIPLEEAGEWGVTVHQPGSIVLTARIFSEIVRKLPSNEIDIQVDDRLVTQIRSGQAEFTINGMDANEYPQLPHLEEEKVFSVPCDLLKAMIRQTVFGVSTSEMRPILTGLMWSLDQGKLRFVATDSHRLASRTAMVECPEDLSFHNVVVPGKSCNELVKILDDDQNLADIVVADNQILVKSKHILFYSRLLEGTYPDTTRIIPQGSKTEITVSTKEFLQSIERASLLSREGKSNVVKLVTMPDGTVEITSNAPEIGKVTDILMPKAMNGEELKISFNAKYMIDALRAIDSAEIKASFSGPMSPFVIRPTDHDWMLHLILPVRTY
- the yaaA gene encoding S4 domain-containing protein YaaA — encoded protein: MREVSISTDYIALGQFLKLAEIIDTGGMAKAFLAEVPIQINGELDNRRGRKLYPGDEVAIEGYGRYQVVRP
- the recF gene encoding DNA replication/repair protein RecF, translated to MFLKNLSLTNYRNYETMSLSFDGPIQLFIGNNAQGKTNALESIYVLALAKSHRTPRDKELISWDADYATIRSDVLRRYGSVRLELQLTTKGKRAKINGMEQQKLSAYVGALNVVMFAPEDLSIVKGAPAQRRRFIDMEIGQVSPTYLYYLSNYNKVLAQRNQLLKDLAMKKSNSLEMLAIWNTQLADLAVKLLRKRFEFIRKLETWAQEIHTGITDGRERLSLHYVNSSPVTEEMTIDQAVDKMLAAYEEVRDREIMRGSTLIGPHRDDFSLKVNNMDVQTYGSQGQQRTSALSIKLAEIELIKEEVGEYPVLLLDDVLSELDEHRQTLLLETIQDRVQTFVSTTGVEGLKHQVLQQASRFYVREGKISGER
- the gyrB gene encoding DNA topoisomerase (ATP-hydrolyzing) subunit B, translated to MDQVTTKDTNYDASQIQVLEGLEAVRKRPGMYIGSTSSRGLHHLVWEIVDNAIDEALAGYCDEILVVIHPDNSVSVTDNGRGIPTGIHEKTGKSTVETVLTVLHAGGKFGGGGYKVSGGLHGVGSSVVNALSEWMEVEVKQNNQVYYMRFKVGAPDADLAVVGETEETGTKVTFKPDPTIFTETTVFEYEILQKRIRELAFLNKGLRITLKDARPDHEKEESFHYEGGIIQFVEYLNKNREALHDDVIYCEGEKEGLVVEVALQYNDSYVSNIYSFANNINTHEGGTHETGFKTALTRVINDYSRKFNFLKEKDPNLSGDDVREGITAIISVKIQEPQFEGQTKTKLGNSEARSITESVFGDRFNTFMEENPGVAKKVVEKALMASRAREAARKAREMTRRKSALEVSALPGKLADCSSKDASESELFIVEGDSAGGSAKMGRDRHFQAILPLRGKVLNVEKARLDKILGNNEIRAIITALGTGVGEDFDISKARYHKVVIMTDADVDGSHIRTLLLTFFFRYMKQLIEAGYIYIAQPPLFSIKQGKTLHYAYTDKQRDQVLATLKAQPKPNVQRYKGLGEMNADQLWETTMDPEVRTLLQVDLEDAMDADMVFETLMGDEVEPRREFIEQYAANVRDLDI
- the remB gene encoding extracellular matrix regulator RemB, with the protein product MFIHIGGDTVVSTKEVISILDHQTVKSSKINKAFLLEKSKTVVDHSEEETKSYVITQNAIYCSPISSLTLKRRAQFVDSLDQFPFVQAEVEELTE